The following are encoded in a window of Castanea sativa cultivar Marrone di Chiusa Pesio chromosome 9, ASM4071231v1 genomic DNA:
- the LOC142610887 gene encoding microtubule-associated protein 70-1-like — MSSIVHVSSNGEAEPSPRLTSSASLKARTRKPSNAALAGGGGGGGGGGVITRAGSDVDEIITLLHGSDPVRVELNRLENDLRDKDRELGDALAEIKSLKNSERLKEKAVEELTDELNKVDEKLKVTEALLESKNLEIKKINDEKKAALAAQFAAEATLRRVHAAQKDDEMPPIEAIITPLEAELKLARLEVAKLQDDNRALDRLTKSKEAALLEAERTVQIALAKASLVDDLQNKNQELMKQIEICQEENKIMDKMHRQKVAEVEKLTQTVRELEEAVLAGGAAANAVRDYQRKVQEMNEERKTLEREVARAKVTANRVATVVANEWKDANDKVMPVKQWLEERKFFQGEMQQLRDKLAVAERTAKAEAQLKEKYQLRFKVLEERLKMSNGNSRIASEGRTISNGSSRRQSLGGAENFSKSSSNGYLSKRTSNSQYGLLRSNSASTLLKHGNISTRSFDGGSRSLDRGKLIPDASGKDNVPTNTCDHNLISETNVTHMESANGTPIGNTKPEHEDYVSGMLYDMLQKEVVSLRKACNERDQTLKDKDDAIEMLAKKVDTLNKAMEVEAKKMRREVAAKEKEVAAIRVSKDHDQRMRRISTPRGAVNSSHLTSARNARNP; from the exons GTCAGCAGCAATGGTGAAGCCGAGCCGTCTCCGAGGCTGACGTCATCGGCTTCGTTGAAGGCTCGGACCAGGAAGCCTAGTAATGCCGCCTTAGCCGGCGGCGGTGGcggcggaggaggaggaggagtcaTAACCAGAGCCGGCTCCGACGTCGATGAGATCATCACTCTCTTGCACGGCTCCGATCCCGTCCGCGTTGAACTCAACCGCCTAGAGAATGATCTCCGAG ATAAAGATCGGGAATTGGGTGATGCGCTTGCAGAAATCAAGTCTCTGAAGAATTCAGAGCGCCTTAAAGAGAAGGCAGTTGAAGAG CTGACAGATGAGCTAAATAAAGTGGATGAAAAACTTAAAGTGACTGAAGCTCTCTTGGAGAGCAAG AACCTTGAGATCAAGAAGATAAATGATGAGAAAAAAGCTGCTTTGGCTGCACAATTTGCAGCTGAAGCTACACTTCGAAGGGTCCATGCCGCACAGAAGGATGATGAAATGCCTCCCATTGAGGCCATTATTACACCGCTGGAGGCAGAGCTTAAACTGGCCAGGCTGGAg GTAGCAAAGTTGCAGGATGACAATAGAGCACTTGATCGGCTTACTAAATCCAAAGAGGCTGCTCTTCTTGAGGCTGAGAGAACTGTTCAGATTGCTTTGGCTAAAGCATCCTTGGTTGATGAtctgcaaaacaaaaaccagGAGCTAATGAAGCAAATTGAAATATGCCAG GAGGAGAACAAAATCATGGACAAAATGCATCGGcagaaggttgcagaggttgaAAAGCTAACCCAAACTGTTCGTGAGCTTGAGGAGGCTGTTTTGGCTGGTGGTGCTGCTGCTAATGCTGTGCGTGATTATCAACGAAAAGTGCAAGAGATGAAT GAGGAGAGAAAAACTTTAGAACGGGAAGTAGCTCGTGCGAAGGTTACTGCAAATCGTGTTGCCACTGTAGTTGCAAATGAGTGGAAAGATGCCAATGACAAAGTGATGCCTGTTAAGCAATGGCTTgaggaaagaaaattttttcaG gGAGAAATGCAACAGCTTCGTGATAAACTGGCAGTAGCTGAGCGCACCGCAAAGGCAGAAGCGCAGCTTAAA GAAAAATACCAATTGCGATTCAAGGTTTTGGAGGAAAGGCTTAAAATGTCTAATGGTAACTCTCGCATTGCCTCAGAAGGGAGAACCATAAGCAACGGATCTTCAAGGCGTCAGTCTCTTGGTGGAGCAGAGAATTTCTCAAAGTCATCCTCCAATGGGTATCTATCAAAGAGAACTTCAAATTCACAATATGGGCTTCTCAGATCAAACAGTGCTAGCACATTATTAAAGCATGGTAATATCTCGACTAGATCATTTGATGGTGGTAGCAGATCACTGGATAGAGGTAAGCTGATACCAGATGCAAGTGGGAAAGATAATGTGCCCACCAATACCTGTGATCATAACCTAATTAGTGAAACAAATGTTACTCACATGGAGAGTGCAAATGGAACTCCAATTGGAAACACCAAACCAGAACATGAAGACTATGTTTCTGGAATGCTGTATGATATGCTACAAAAAGAGGTTGTATCTCTGAGAAAAGCTTGCAATGAGAGAGATCAGACACTCAAGGACAAGGATGATGCAATTGAG ATGTTGGCAAAAAAGGTTGATACATTGAACAAAGCAATGGAAGTTGAAGCTAAAAAGATGCGAAGAGAAGTTGCTGCTAAGGAAAAGGAAGTTGCTGCTATACGTGTCAGCAAGGATCATGATCAGAGGATGCGGCGTATAAGTACTCCTAGGGGGGCTGTAAATAGTTCACATTTGACTTCTGCAAG GAATGCACGGAACCCATAG